From Miscanthus floridulus cultivar M001 chromosome 15, ASM1932011v1, whole genome shotgun sequence, the proteins below share one genomic window:
- the LOC136508332 gene encoding F-box/LRR-repeat protein 3-like, which yields MAAAASHQQQHRHPKRRRLALALTTSPTPDAAPPLDALADELLFLVLDRVAVTDPRALKSFALASRACHAAESRHRRAVRPLRADLLPAALARYPCATRLDLSLCARVPDAALSSSSCSASAIRAVDLSRSRGFGAAGVAALTSSCPELADLDLSNGVDLGDAAAAEVARAKGLRRLSLARWKPLTDMGLGCVAVGCAELRQLSLKWCLGVTDLGIQLLALKCRKLTSLDLSYTMITKDSFPAIMKLPNLQELTLRIGIDDDALCSLEKECSKSLQVLDLSQCQNITDVGVSSIMKSVPNLLELDLSFCCPVTPSMVRSFQKIPKLRTLKLEGCKFMADGLKAIGTSCVSLRELSLSKCCGVTDTELSFTMSRLKNLLKLDITCCRNITDVSLEAITSSCTSLISLRMESCSRVSSNALQLIGKHCSHLEELDLTDSDLDDEGLKALARCSKLSSLKIGICLKISDEGLTHVGRSCPKLRDIDLYRCGGLSDDGIIQIAQGCPMLESINLSYCTEITDRSLISLSKCTKLNTLEIRGCPMITSTGLSEIAMGCRLLSKLDIKKCFEINDVGMLYLSQFSHSLRQINLSYCSVTDIGLLSLSSISGLQNMTIVHLAGITPNGLTATLMLCGCLTKVKLHEAFKSMVPPHMIKNVEAHGCVFQWIDKPFKVEMEPCDVWKQQSQDVLVR from the exons ATGGCCGCGGCGGCATCCCACCAGCAGCAGCACAGGCACCCCAAGCGCCGCCGCCTGGCGCTGGCGCTCACCACATCCCCCACCCCAGACGCCGCGCCGCCGCTCGACGCGCTGGCCGACGAGCTCCTCTTCCTGGTGCTGGACCGGGTGGCCGTGACCGACCCGCGGGCGCTCAAGTCCTTCGCGTTGGCCTCCCGCGCCTGCCACGCCGCGGAGTCCCGGCACCGCCGCGCCGTCCGCCCGCTCCGCGCCGACCTCCTCCCCGCCGCGCTGGCGCGGTACCCTTGCGCCACCCGCCTCGACCTCTCCCTCTGCGCGCGCGTCCCCGACgccgccctctcctcctcctcctgctccgccTCCGCCATCCGCGCCGTCGACCTCTCCCGCTCCCGCGGGTTCGGCGCGGCGGGCGTGGCCGCGCTCACCTCCTCGTGCCCGGAACTCGCGGACCTCGACCTATCCAATGGGGTCGACCTCGGGGACGCCGCGGCGGCCGAGGTCGCACGGGCGAAGGGACTCCGGAGGCTGTCGCTGGCGAGGTGGAAGCCGCTCACCGACATGGGGCTCGGGTGCGTCGCCGTCGGGTGCGCGGAGCTGAGGCAGCTTTCGCTCAAGTGGTGCCTTGGGGTGACGGATCTCGGGATCCAGCTCCTCGCTCTCAAGTGCAGGAAGCTCACCAGCCTCGATCTCTCCTACACCATG ATCACAAAGGATAGCTTTCCTGCCATCATGAAGCTACCCAATCTTCAAGAGTTGACCCTGCGTATTGGAATTGATGACGATGCCCTTTGTAGTCTTGAGAAAGAATGCAGTAAATCACTACAG GTGCTTGATTTGTCTCAGTGTCAGAATATCACTGATGTGGGAGTTTCATCCATAATGAAGTCGGTACCCAATCTATTGGAACTGGATCTTTCATTCTGCTGTCCT GTTACTCCTTCTATGGTGAGAAGCTTCCAGAAGATTCCTAAATTGCGGACCCTGAAGCTGGAAGGCTGCAAATTCATGGCTGATGGACTAAAAGCCATTGGAACCTCTTGTGTTTCTTTAAGGGAGTTAAGCTTGAGCAAGTGTTGTGGAGTGACGGATACAGAACTCTCTTTTACCATGTCAAGACTAAAGAACCTGCTGAAGTTGGACATTACTTGTTGTCGCAATATCACTGATGTTTCACTAGAGGCCATAACCAGTTCATGCACTTCCCTCATCTCTCTGAGGATGGAGTCTTGTAGCCGTGTTTCCAGTAATGCACTCCAACTGATCGGGAAGCACTGTTCTCACTTGGAAGAGTTGGACCTAACTGACAGTGATTTGGATGACGAAG GATTGAAAGCTCTTGCCAGATGCAGCAAACTTTCAAGTCTAAAAATTGGCATTTGCTTGAAGATAAGTGATGAAGGTCTTACTCACGTTGGAAGGTCTTGTCCAAAACTCCGCGACATTGATCTGTACAG GTGTGGAGGCCTTAGCGATGATGGAATTATTCAAATTGCTCAGGGTTGTCCGATGCTAGAGTCTATTAATCTATCCTACTGTACAGAAATAACAGATCGTTCACTGATTTCACTTTCAAAATGCACAAAGCTGAATACTCTGGAGATTCGTGGCTGCCCCATGATTACATCCACTGGGCTCTCAGAAATAGCAATGGGGTGCAGGCTACTTTccaagcttgatattaagaaatgCTTTGAGATTAATGATGTGGGAATGCTCTACCTTTCCCAGTTCTCTCATAGCCTTCGTCAG ATAAACTTGTCGTATTGTTCAGTCACCGACATTGGACTTCTTTCCCTTTCTAGCATATCCGGCTTGCAGAACATGACCATCGTCCATTTAGCGGGTATAACGCCTAATGGCTTGACAGCTACTCTTATGCTTTGTGGTTGTTTGACAAAAGTGAAGCTTCATGAAGCATTCAAATCCATGGTGCCTCCTCATATGATAAAAAATGTTGAGGCACACGGCTGTGTTTTCCAGTGGATCGATAAACCATTTAAG GTTGAGATGGAACCATGTGATGTATGGAAGCAACAGTCACAAGATGTGCTTGTACGATGA
- the LOC136506882 gene encoding uncharacterized protein gives MSSPSRSSSQHDGVPRYFVKNRWDGVPRPQSKKLWPTDFSGGLDIRLESWNDPTPRESEFTVHDLHDACVEALSHDYSYFPFSSIKPSEEERKEHDRKSSVIALEVYTKQNNMQPTDLEFVEVKHRNIIGEFCKGYLHLNFLVKGLDGKHTMFFAEVHHNLRDEKDVYLCKPLGEDDCNPSKKNDQARCKGCQFRAKDLIHPNCGSFIAGHNTILYPEDSDEEERDWDFI, from the exons ATGTCGTCGCCCAGCAGGAGCAGCTCCCAACACGACGGCGTACCTCGTTATTTCGTTAAAAACCGTTGGGACGGTGTTCCGCGACCGCAAAGTAAAAAACTTTGGCCTACTGACTTTTCCGGCGG TCTTGACATAAGGTTGGAGAGTTGGAATGACCCCACTCCTAGGGAATCAGAATTTACTGTCCATGATCTTCATGACGCTTGTGTTGAGGCTCTCAGTCATGACTACAGCTACTTCCCTTTTTCTTCGATTAAGCCTAgtgaggaggaaagaaaagaacaTGATCGTAAGAGCTCGGTGATAGCATTGGAAGTCTATACCAAGCAAAATAACATGCAG CCTACCGATCTTGAATTCGTGGAAGTGAAACATAGAAACATTATTGGTGAATTTTGTAAAGGGtatttgcatctcaactttttaGTGAAAGGGctcgatggtaaacatacaatGTTTTTTGCTGAAGTGCATCATAATCTCAGAGACGAGAAAGATGTGTATCTCTGCAAGCCTTTGGGGGAGGATGACTGCAATCCATCAAAAAAGAATGACCAAG CTCGCTGCAAAGGGTGTCAATTTCGGGCAAAAGATCTTATACATCCTAATTGCGGTAGCTTCATTGCTGGGCACAACACTATTCTTTATCCAGAGGATAGTGACGAAGAAGAGCGTGATTGGGATTTCATTTAG